A genome region from Arthrobacter sp. V1I9 includes the following:
- a CDS encoding PspC domain-containing protein yields the protein MTTALVRPRSGKIIGGVCAALATRFGLPKFLVRLGFVIFGLVGIGELVYIALWIMIPKAPV from the coding sequence ATGACAACAGCCCTTGTCCGTCCCCGCAGCGGCAAAATCATCGGCGGTGTTTGCGCAGCCCTGGCCACCCGGTTCGGGCTCCCGAAATTCCTGGTCCGGCTGGGCTTCGTGATCTTCGGCCTGGTGGGGATCGGCGAACTGGTGTACATCGCGCTCTGGATCATGATTCCCAAAGCACCGGTGTAA